Proteins from a genomic interval of Debaryomyces hansenii CBS767 chromosome E complete sequence:
- a CDS encoding DEHA2E18964p (weakly similar to uniprot|Q3E833 Saccharomyces cerevisiae YKR095W-A PCC1 Protein of unknown function conserved in Ashbya gossypii): MTTQTITDEKLSHQVSINIPFESEKQASIACNSLSPDLILRSTELSVSCRSSDRNLICEFSGSSDRVIRVAISSVIDNLKTIIECMDEFDAKEDVIFTEA; this comes from the coding sequence ATGACTACTCAAACAATCACCGATGAGAAATTATCACATCAAGTATCAATAAACATACCCTTTGAGAGTGAGAAACAAGCGCTGATTGCATGCAACAGTTTATCACCAGACCTAATTTTAAGATCAACGGAACTAAGTGTTTCCTGTAGAAGTTCTGATAGAAACTTAATATGTGAATTTAGTGGTTCAAGTGATAGGGTTATAAGAGTTGCTATTAGCAGCGTTATTGATAACTTAAAAACTATAATAGAGTGTATGGATGAGTTCGACGCTAAGGAGGATGTGATCTTTACTGAAGCATAA
- a CDS encoding DEHA2E18986p (similar to uniprot|P42943 Saccharomyces cerevisiae YJL111W CCT7 Subunit of the cytosolic chaperonin Cct ring complex related to Tcp1p required for the assembly of actin and tubulins in vivo), whose amino-acid sequence MSFSTQTPTIVVLKEGTDSSQGKGQIINNINACLAIQDTLKPTLGPFGSDILIVSSNGKTTISNDGATILKLLDIVHPAAKMLVDISRAQDAEVGDGTTSVTILAGELMKESKTFIEDGISSHLITKGLRKASELAVAKVKEVALEIKKDDEVEFRHLLERCAKTAMSSKLISKNSDFFTKMVVDSVLSLDQDDLDENLIGIKKVPGGGMEDSLFIDGVAFKKTFSYAGFEQQPKQFTTPKILNLNIELELKAEKDNAEVRVQQVQDYQDIVDAEWKIIFSKLEAIKDTGANIVLSKLPIGDLATQFFADRNIFCAGRVSAEDMDRVIKAVGGRIQSTCSNIDEKDLGTCEDFEEVQIGSDRYNVFKGCPQTKTCTLILRGGAEQVIAEVERSLHDAIMIVKRAVTHNSVVAGGGAIEMEVSKHLRDYAKTVAGKQQLIIAAFAKALEVIPRQLCENAGLDGIELLNKLRSAHAKGENSYGIDFQKESVGNNMKNFIWEPSLVKINSIQSATEAATLLLSVDETIQNEDANQESRGRGAY is encoded by the coding sequence atgtcATTTTCCACACAAACACCGACAATCGTTGTTTTGAAGGAAGGAACAGATCTGTCTCAGGGTAAAGgtcaaatcattaataatattaatgcGTGTTTAGCCATCCAAGATACCTTGAAACCAACATTAGGTCCATTTGGATCCGATATTTTAATCGTCTCTTCTAATGGAAAAACCACTATTTCGAATGATGGTGCTACTATCTTAAAGTTGTTGGATATTGTTCATCCAGCTGCTAAAATGTTAGTGGATATTTCTCGTGCTCAAGATGCAGAAGTTGGTGATGGTACAACTTCAGTAACCATCTTGGCAGGTGAACTTATGAAAGAAAGCAAAACATTCATTGAAGATGGAATTTCATCCCATCTTATTACCAAGGGGTTGAGAAAAGCAAGCGAATTAGCTGTTGCAAAGGTCAAAGAGGTGGCGttagaaatcaaaaaagatgatgaagtcGAATTCCGCCATTTACTTGAAAGATGTGCCAAAACGGCAATGTCTTCTAAGCTTATAAGTAAAAATTCTGATTTTTTCACTAAAATGGTAGTTGATTCCGTGTTAAGTTTGGACCAAGATGACTTGGATGAAAACTTAATAGGAATTAAGAAAGTCCCAGGTGGTGGAATGGAagattctttatttattgacgGTGTTGCCTTCAAAAAGACTTTTTCATACGCTGGGTTCGAACAACAACCAAAACAGTTTACAActccaaaaattttaaacttaaatattgaattagaattgaaagCTGAAAAGGATAATGCTGAAGTGAGAGTTCAACAAGTTCAAGATTATCAAGATATTGTGGATGCAGAATGGAAGATTATTTTCTCAAAATTAGAAGCCATCAAGGATACTGGTGCGAATATTGTTTTATCGAAATTGCCTATTGGTGATTTAGCCACTCAATTTTTTGCCgatagaaatattttctgTGCTGGAAGAGTTTCAGCTGAAGACATGGATAGAGTCATTAAAGCGGTAGGTGGTAGAATTCAATCCACAtgttcaaatattgatgagAAGGATTTAGGAACCTGtgaagattttgaagaagttcAAATAGGTTCAGACAGATATAATGTATTTAAAGGATGTCCTCAAACTAAGACTTGTACATTGATCTTGAGAGGTGGTGCCGAACAAGTTATTGCTGAAGTTGAAAGATCATTACACGATGCCATCATGATTGTTAAAAGGGCAGTTACTCACAATTCAGTTGTTGCTGGTGGTGGTGCTATTGAAATGGAAGTTTCAAAACACTTAAGAGACTACGCTAAGACTGTAGCCGGTAAACAGCAATTAATTATAGCAGCATTTGCCAAGGCGTTAGAAGTTATTCCAAGACAATTATGTGAAAACGCAGGTCTTGATGGTATTGAgcttttaaataaattaagaaGTGCACATGCAAAGGGAGAAAATTCTTATGGTATTGATTTCCAAAAAGAATCGGTTGGAAATAATATGAAGAACTTTATTTGGGAACCATCGTTGgttaaaattaattctattcAATCTGCCACCGAAGCTGCTACGTTATTATTATCGGTTGACGAAACAATTCAAAACGAAGATGCAAACCAAGAATCTAGAGGAAGAGGCGCCTATTAA
- a CDS encoding mitochondrial 54S ribosomal protein YmL36 (similar to uniprot|P36531 Saccharomyces cerevisiae YBR122C MRPL36 Mitochondrial ribosomal protein of the large subunit), whose product MFNRSNIKNGLAPVSRSFQRNVAMKGDVHLSNRRVMRKIKLGKARPAIFHQFETLVELSDGSVIKRRSQAPKDEIRMINDQRNSTLWNPHRSDLASINPNATGKVNRFKQRFSSFEQKDDQEVADVEMENAADSENIQTKSKHDDYIELMGHNVEEVKGGKLLDKKSNKKKK is encoded by the coding sequence ATGTTTAATAGAAGTAATATTAAAAACGGGTTAGCCCCCGTATCGAGGTCATTTCAGAGAAATGTTGCTATGAAGGGTGATGTTCATTTATCCAATAGAAGAGTAATGAGAAAGATTAAGCTCGGTAAAGCTAGACCTGCGATTTTCCACCAATTTGAAACATTAGTAGAACTTAGTGATGGTTCAGTCATTAAAAGAAGGTCCCAAGCACCTAAGGATGAAATAAGAATGATTAACGATCAAAGAAATAGTACATTATGGAATCCACACAGATCAGACTTGGCAAGCATCAATCCTAATGCTACAGGTAAGGTTAACAGATTCAAACAAAGATTCTCTTCGTTTGAGCAAAAAGATGATCAAGAAGTAGCTGATgttgaaatggaaaatGCAGCTGATAGCGAAAATATCCAGACGAAATCAAAACATGATGactatattgaattaatggGGCATAACGTGGAAGAAGTTAAAGGCGGAAAGTTGTTAGACAAAAAGtcaaataagaaaaagaaatga
- a CDS encoding DEHA2E19030p (weakly similar to CA2482|IPF9841 Candida albicans IPF9841 unknown function), which yields MNCIMLRCYRYRLIGAEVHRIVISRHYSNVSTKIDTKVPDMYSINDMKDENEINASIFARLSKVYQILSGRTRRFRYAANECRDIYIQNNASLLDDLLQYPRINKDMITFLFFNYTFSNSIKALLLDDLNRLLMEGNFEVVLKSFEKMIESGIVSTPVESDFMHISAHSGRTTEPELRNALADLIVNQAVSSGEHLLASSFALRFKAFNIPLNNQTIRLLLRSLAIDTTTNHIYNSYTIMKILNEFSTNDIKLSDMCDLLLYLAEGKQQPFFANILYDRILQSSLVDKQSEDDLKKFYEATIKLMQKNIEHGDVTRAGKLWNSIKNIEITSAKNTVALSKLIEKLIETNEDAAENIVCENLSTELYNNPDLQDCILRFYGTHPKYAEMFEKLMKQLKPPLRRSTLSSLFEAFLSQNNESGAEKILSFIFKSKNGINFLDFDSIIRKLIRQQKITQCIDMLRSTDIEISKVGHISVFKYLIRTSNSKEKKKFLEDLASRFHKLDNNDECFNSLTIAFFAFVSENINNRVSRSLFTQISRNSHENISILRSSGDELNLEQYSFPKGFSQLLSLEGSARLECLSIISNHAIQDYDLNTLKWCIDELRFSGVLLEDILKSIFKKDPQFYREVLQVESLPSLVQH from the coding sequence ATGAATTGCATCATGCTTCGATGTTATAGATATAGACTTATTGGTGCAGAAGTACACCGGATTGTGATATCCCGGCACTATTCAAATGTATCTACTAAAATAGATACGAAAGTGCCGGATATGTACAGTATAAATGACATGAAGGATGAGAATGAAATAAATGCATCTATATTTGCACGATTGTCAAAAGTATATCAGATATTAAGCGGTAGGACAAGAAGGTTCAGGTATGCTGCTAATGAGTGCCGTGATATTTATATCCAAAATAATGCTAGTCTCTTAGATGATCTTCTACAATATCCTAGGATTAACAAAGATATGATAacctttttatttttcaactatACATTTTCCAACTCAATCAAAGCACTTCTTTTGGATGATCTCAATCGTCTTCTTATGGAAGGAAACTTTGAAGTTGTCCTaaaatcttttgaaaaaatgaTAGAGTCAGGTATAGTTTCAACTCCAGTAGAAAGTGATTTTATGCATATCAGTGCCCATAGCGGGCGAACAACAGAACCAGAATTGAGAAATGCACTAGCAGACTTAATAGTCAATCAGGCTGTTAGTTCCGGTGAACATTTACTAGCATCGTCATTTGCATTAAGATTCAAAGCTTTTAACATTCCTTTGAACAATCAAACCATTCGTCTACTTCTTCGTTCTTTAGCCATTGATACAACTACCAACCACATTTACAACTCATACACGATTATGAAGATCTTAAATGAATTCTCCACAAATgatataaaattatcaGATATGTGCGATTTATTACTATATTTGGCCGAAGGAAAGCAGCAGCCTTTTTTTGCAAACATACTTTATGATAGGATATTACAAAGTTCACTTGTTGATAAACAACTGGAAGACgatttaaagaaattttacGAAGCCACTATTAAACTAATGCAGAAAAATATAGAGCACGGTGATGTAACGAGAGCAGGCAAATTATGGAACTCAATTAAGAATATAGAGATAACCTCAGCCAAGAATACAGTAGCCTTAAGTAAACTAATAGAGAAACTTATAGAAACAAATGAGGATGCGGCAGAAAATATAGTATGTGAAAATCTATCTACAGAACTTTACAATAATCCTGATTTACAAGATTGCATTTTGAGGTTTTACGGCACTCACCCCAAATATGCCGAGatgtttgaaaaattaatgaaacaattaaaaCCACCATTAAGACGACTGACATTATCACTGTTATTTGAGGCTTTCTTGCtgcaaaataatgaatctgGGGCAGAAAAAATTTTGCtgtttatattcaaatccaAAAACGGAATTAACTTCTTAGACTTTGATTCTATCATcagaaaattaataagGCAACAAAAGATAACTCAATGTATTGACATGCTTAGATCAACTGATATAGAAATTTCTAAAGTGGGACATATTAGTGTTTTTAAGTATCTTATCCGAACTTCAAATAGtaaagagaagaagaaatttcttgaagatttagCGTCTCGCTTTCATAAattggataataatgatgaatgCTTTAATCTGTTGACTATAGCCTTTTTTGCGTTTGTTtcagaaaatataaataatcgAGTTAGTCGAAGTTTGTTTACGCAAATTAGTCGTAATTCTCATGAAAATATTTCGATTCTCCGTAGCTCTGGAGATGAATTAAACTTAGAGCAGTACTCATTTCCTAAGGGCTTTCTGCAACTATTATCCTTGGAAGGGAGTGCCAGATTGGAATGTTTATCAATCATTTCCAACCACGCAATTCAAGATTACGATTTAAACACTTTAAAATGGTGTATCGATGAGTTAAGGTTTTCTGGTGTATTACTAGAAGATATATTAAAGAGcatatttaaaaaagaTCCCCAGTTTTATAGGGAAGTATTACAGGTGGAAAGTTTACCTTCTCTTGTTCAGCATTAG
- a CDS encoding DEHA2E19052p (similar to uniprot|P39531 Saccharomyces cerevisiae YJL204C RCY1 ReCYcling 1) yields the protein MAQVIWNSDIDVYNSQVIPVSVARNISKYLSVQDLLSFGQVSRNTFRTVNDPNLWVSKLKDMGVWEHGIMPSSQKIELYGLDNPLVCLDKVVKSPKVAKLQVRKIYRCLYPYYNDLLSHKPYNKLKIFKDFQTPEDQAKILDNLLKLNKIDYDEQSGLIIKDKINSLFEIFENALLRELEIHYDIQDYAKTRKFVKILIRLKNQQTLIDFFLQKSIFDNEECRFFNIEEFQANEYFVEKENLIDTNSSEEDTSYDLNISLFDKFIEDLAKIFNNEARIIDQIFPQEIPMMYKVCEELIANQVMELFMALLDASKPKLMYLTLVPYLYQILTTTFIEKLTECENVGPSYPRLVRELIDMSYESFAAEYIREELSIFKGNSNQSIKDWKDSFSRREAETTQSILKHVKVETKNDFLTSFKKVFTINASSNKDESESDEKNYSEIQAKTKILSENLKSLNKIFSLELVMDILKEARGSFNRLLNFRDFSIVALKNDISASTQEVFITVIDSTGNEHLRPGFEKALEYLKTYNPKELELDSNSDSFIEPLVLYCELINMADMIIQMIDIFYKEEMLNRHIVKHENSILNPALQNKKKLEGLVDNYVADGLNIGIDVLMTEIENAYKTYLKDSDYNPPSNTSTVMDGPTEAATKVVKILDNNIDLLVGSTDKSIVEVFQQEIAERFFQLLVKTLKRSTISVSGAINLISDLNLYYDFIVNHIKTNKRMIIPLYQSLKKVGSIYLIGGNESKSIGKLVSDLSKFNGIFGQEEIYEFVQRRQDWPLIKRDVEKVMYGLSLGDCVII from the coding sequence ATGGCACAAGTAATATGGAATTCAGATATAGATGTTTATAATTCTCAAGTGATACCTGTACTGGTTGCTAGAAATATATCGAAATATTTATCTGTGcaagatttattatctttTGGCCAAGTATCAAGAAATACATTCAGAACAGTTAATGATCCTAATCTTTGGgtttcaaaattgaaagatatGGGAGTATGGGAACATGGGATTATGCCCAGCAGccaaaaaattgaattatatggATTGGATAATCCATTGGTATGTTTGGACAAAGTTGTAAAATCACCTAAAGTAGCAAAACTTCAGGTACGAAAAATATACCGATGCCTCTACCCTTATTACAACGATTTACTTTCTCATAAACCatacaataaattgaagatttttaaAGATTTTCAGACACCCGAGGACCAAGCCAAAATATTAGACAATCTTTTAAAGCTCAACAAAATTGACTATGATGAACAATCGGGTTTAATAATCAAAGacaaaatcaattctttatttgaaatatttgaaaatgcGCTACTAAGAGAATTAGAGATTCATTATGATATACAAGACTATGCTAAAACACGAAAATTCGtcaaaattctaattcGTTTAAAAAATCAGCAGacattgattgatttttttcttcaaaagaGTATATTTGACAATGAAGAGTGCAGGTTCTTTAATATAGAAGAGTTTCAAGCGAATGAATActttgttgaaaaagaaaatcttATAGATACAAATTCTTCAGAAGAGGACACCTCATATGACCTTAATATTAGTTTATTTgacaaatttattgaagatttagccaaaatatttaataatgagGCAAGAATAATAGATCAGATTTTTCCTCAAGAAATTCCAATGATGTATAAGGTTTGTGAGGAGCTTATTGCGAATCAAGTCATGGAATTGTTTATGGCATTATTAGATGCCTCCAAGCCTAAACTAATGTATTTAACTTTAGTGCCCTATTTATACCAAATATTAACAACTacttttattgaaaaattaactGAATGTGAGAACGTGGGGCCTAGTTATCCTCGTTTAGTTCGTGAATTAATCGACATGCTGTACGAATCGTTCGCGGCTGAGTATATACGAGAGGAATTGCTGATATTTAAAGGTAATTCTAATCAGAGCATCAAAGATTGGAAGGATTCGTTTTCAAGGCGGGAAGCAGAGACCACTCAGAGTATCTTAAAGCATGTTAAGGTTGAAACTAAGAATGATTTTTTAACTAGTTTTAAAAAGGTATTTACTATCAATGCTTCGTCTAACAAGGATGAGAGTGAATCAGAtgagaaaaattattcagaGATCCAAGCAAAGACAAAGATATTGTCagagaatttgaaatctttgaacAAGATATTTAGTTTAGAATTGGTTATGGATATTTTAAAGGAGGCGAGAGGTTCATTCAACAggttattgaattttagGGATTTCTCAATAGTTGCGTTGAAGAATGATATTTCAGCAAGCACACAAGAAGTATTCATTACTGTGATTGATTCTACTGGAAATGAACACTTAAGACCGGGGTTTGAAAAGGCCTTGGAGTATTTGAAAACATATAACCCTAAAGAACTAGAGCTAGATTCGAATTCGGATTCATTTATTGAGCCTTTGGTCTTATATtgtgaattaattaatatggCTGATATGATTATACAGATGATAgatattttttataaagAGGAAATGCTCAACCGTCACATAGTAAAGCATGAGAATTCCATTTTGAATCCGGCCTTgcaaaacaaaaagaaaCTTGAAGGTTTAGTAGATAATTATGTTGCTGATGGTTTGAATATAGGAATCGATGTTTTAATGAcagaaatagaaaatgcTTATAAGActtatttgaaagattcCGATTACAACCCTCCATCTAATACTTCGACTGTAATGGATGGACCCACGGAGGCAGCGACCAAAGTTGTTAAGATAttggataataatattgatttacTCGTCGGGAGTACTGACAAGTCTATTGTTGAAGTATTTCAACAAGAAATTGCTGAGCGATTTTTCCAGTTACTAGTGAAAACTTTGAAGAGGAGCACCATATCAGTATCTGGAGCAATAAACCTTATATCTGACTTGAACCTATATTACgattttattgttaatCATATTAAGACAAATAAAAGAATGATTATACCGTTATATCAGTCACTTAAGAAAGTTGGCAGTATCTATTTAATAGGAGGTAATGAGTCGAAATCTATCGGAAAATTGGTTAGTGATCTATCAAAATTCAACGGTATATTCggtcaagaagaaatttatGAGTTTGTACAAAGGAGACAAGATTGGCCGTTAATTAAGAGGGATGTTGAGAAGGTTATGTACGGCTTAAGTTTAGGAGATTGtgtaattatataa
- a CDS encoding DEHA2E19074p (similar to CA2484|IPF9846 Candida albicans IPF9846 unknown function), producing the protein MYIDHLCGKMFNNLRRYRSSRRIKIWNIDSPCKSHIVFLSSNNDHQKINFEDNSSIKPNSIKKKVSEFLINLIKQETKILADTLIIRETEIQESDRVISDIVFETVYSKLDPKIKEDVERTADTYNKLALILTYNPIVIHPSIYINFSNSTSLQNDTKKMILRRLAYHGRFEECWKIALNSIETLNDVDEYIETITDELKQNNNLEFGIYELLSACDRIVSNPSLKHTIIETICHSNDLNKDIFFSSIEYQNELKNFETLETLENTKAKYLRSTIPYFRLLYFKRKLKLALTANSHCVQSVQVHEIVKNIIQDKDIVETQGWISSVLSSSAIECLPNDINSSQIIYPLSDKSNSLFFEYFIKKCSAYDYIHVNDYDFLHILQHSQPEHIRAIYLLYRKSYNLEFSQVNSHIINYLMRLMLITKNVDLITTCIVECYSLINDEILTSALVKIFRDSREDFKTIANKIKGSKNDTRKSKILNDFINKITLSEKEHQISLDSLLYIVKRFNKSDLASEIVLTMLPKIKSTEIDQNSTISFYMYIIQNIRVSSYVLVEMARSFILKEKIFDEKLLTEFFATLLRRIWNKEQIMKRNNREKKSDDFQELFKLATKKERARFHNRIRALGQILSLLEAKETAMVFNTLYNFIFSSSFQFVLSDYGKKYIIDSLVSETMRFINKANKNTPKLGIIKMRDFLGGLCFESRSVQCALYKYMVEDEPSKCIKLLHTYENNKSYLTNDVMRSIMSGILHSPKLNDKEKLHLFRYFRTELLNLNFKSTIHPSTAIELLNLVIGIAEKDPIKSIDSMRWVLEFANKKRIPKSIIANFARRLMLHQDNPPLSVRNAIIDDLERYK; encoded by the coding sequence ATGTATATAGACCATTTATGTGGTAAAATGTTTAATAACTTAAGGCGATATCGAAGTAGccgaagaattaaaatatggAATATTGATTCACCGTGCAAAAGTcatattgtatttttaagttcaaataatgatcatcaaaaaattaattttgaagacaATTCAAGCATAAAACCAAATTCgatcaagaagaaagtCTCTGAGTTTTTGATCAACTTAATAAAACAAGAGACCAAAATACTTGCAGATACTTTAATTATTAGGGAAACTGAGATACAGGAAAGTGATAGGGTTATTAGTGACATCGTTTTTGAAACGGTATATTCTAAGTTAGACccaaaaattaaagaagatgtGGAAAGAACGGCAGACACGTACAATAAACTTGCCCTCATACTTACATATAACCCTATTGTAATACATCCACTGatttatatcaatttttccaattcaaCATCCCTTCAAAATGAtacgaagaaaatgattcttAGACGGTTGGCATATCATGGAAGGTTTGAAGAATGTTGGAAAATTGCACTTAATAGCATTGAAACTTTAAATGACGTTGATGAATACATAGAAACCATAACTGATGAACtaaaacaaaataataatcttgaattcGGGATTTATGAACTTTTGTCCGCTTGCGATAGAATAGTTTCAAATCCAAGCCTAAAGCATACAATAATCGAAACAATCTGTCATAGTAATGATCTCAATAAGGATATATTTTTCTCAAGTATTGAGTATCAGAATGAACTTAAGAATTTTGAGACACTAGAAACGCTAGAGAATACCAAAGCAAAATACTTACGTAGCACCATCCCATATTTCCGCcttttatatttcaaaaggAAGCTAAAGTTGGCCTTGACAGCTAACTCGCATTGCGTTCAAAGCGTTCAAGTTCATGAAATCgtgaagaatattataCAAGATAAAGACATTGTTGAAACGCAAGGTTGGATATCTTCTGTTTTATCGTCCTCGGCTATTGAATGTTTACCCAATGACATAAATTCACTGCAAATTATATACCCGTTATCCGATAAGTCTAATAGTTTGTTTTTTGAGTACTTCATTAAAAAGTGTTCGGCGTATGATTATATCCATGTAAATGATTATGACTTCTTGCATATATTACAGCATTCTCAACCTGAGCATATAAGAGCTATCTACTTGCTTTACAGAAAGAGTTACAATCTAGAATTTTCCCAAGTGAATTCGcatataatcaattatttaatgagATTGATGCTCATTACTAAAAATGTTGATCTAATAACTACATGTATAGTGGAATGTTACAGCctaattaatgatgaaatattaactTCTGCTTTAGTTAAAATATTCAGAGATTCGAGAGAGGACTTCAAGACGATAGCAAACAAGATAAAGGGTAGTAAAAATGATACCAGAAAATCGAAGATtcttaatgatttcataaacaaaataacaCTCAGTGAAAAAGAACATCAAATTTCATTAGATTCTTTACTATACATTGTCAAGCGCTTCAATAAGTCTGATCTTGCCTCCGAAATTGTCCTTACTATGTTgccaaaaataaaatctacggaaattgatcaaaattCAACCATAAGCTTTTACATGTATATCATACAAAATATCCGAGTATCCAGTTACGTTTTAGTTGAAATGGCTAGAAGctttatattgaaagagaaaatatttgatgagAAGCTACTCACGGAATTTTTTGCAACACTCTTGCGTAGAATATGGAACAAAGAGCAAATCATGAAACGGAACAATCGTGAAAAAAAATCTGATGATTTTCAAGAACTTTTCAAACTTGCAACTAAAAAAGAACGGGCAAGGTTTCATAATCGAATCCGTGCGTTAGGCcaaattttatcattgttGGAAGCCAAGGAAACTGCTATGGTTTTCAATACACTATACAACTTTATCTTTAGTAGTTCATTTCAGTTTGTCCTTTCTGACTATGGtaaaaaatatatcattgaCAGCTTGGTATCTGAAACCATGAGATTCATAAATAAGGCTAATAAGAATACACCCAAGCTAGGAATCATAAAAATGCGTGATTTTCTAGGAGGTCTTTGCTTTGAATCGCGCTCTGTACAATGTGCGCTTTATAAATACATGGTAGAGGATGAACCTCTGAAATGTATTAAGCTTCTCCATACTTATgagaataataaatcatatttGACAAATGACGTTATGAGATCGATCATGTCAGGAATATTACATTCGCCAAAATTAAACGATAAAGAAAAGCTTCATTTATTTCGGTATTTCAGAACTGAATTGCTTAATCTAAATTTTAAAAGCACTATCCATCCAAGCACAGCGATCGAATTATTAAATCTTGTTATTGGTATAGCGGAAAAAGATccaattaaatcaatagATTCCATGAGATGGGTATTGGAATTTGcaaacaagaaaagaatacCTAAATCTATCATTGCTAACTTTGCACGAAGATTAATGCTACATCAGGATAATCCCCCACTCTCAGTGCGGAACGCAATAATAGATGACTTAGAGAGGTACAAATGA
- a CDS encoding DEHA2E19085p (similar to gb|EAK99647.1 Candida albicans pirin-like protein Prn4 [Candida albicans SC5314]), which translates to MSFRTVYKILGAIEKTEGLGVKIRRSIGNLPLKKFNPFLLFDHFEASEGSGFEPHPHLGHETITLVLNGAIAHEDFTGSKGVIYPGDLQFMTAGRGIVHTEMPVQTSDKSLTAGIQVWVDLPEGLKESKPRYRDLRSNEIPEAMEQNGKLHIKIISGNYAGIGSLKDLAYTPIHYYHITMKPGAIFKQKLPKDFNFFLYIIRGDNLVINNEYQVKEHDTCLFNRDGDEISCKNASSGNQNENEGASEFVLIGGKTLDQKVNRYGTFVATSQSRVRQGLEDYSHASNGFENLKTWKSSIGNDTSTNKAKES; encoded by the coding sequence ATGAGCTTTAGAACGGTTTATAAGATACTCGGGGCGATAGAAAAAACAGAGGGTTTAGGAGTCAAAATTCGTCGCTCAATTGGAAACTTGCCCTTGAAAAAGTTCAATCCATTCTTATTGTTCGATCACTTTGAAGCAAGTGAAGGATCGGGTTTCGAACCTCATCCTCATCTAGGACATGAGACAATAACATTAGTGCTAAATGGTGCTATCGCTCATGAAGACTTTACGGGTTCGAAAGGTGTAATATATCCAGGTGATTTGCAATTCATGACAGCAGGAAGAGGAATTGTTCATACAGAGATGCCTGTGCAAACGTCTGACAAGTCACTTACTGCAGGTATTCAAGTATGGGTTGACTTGCCTGAAGGTTTGAAAGAATCAAAACCTCGTTACCGTGACTTGAGAAGTAATGAAATTCCAGAAGCTATGGAacaaaatggaaaattacacattaaaatcatttctGGAAACTATGCCGGTATTGGATCTTTGAAGGACTTAGCGTATACTCCTATCCATTATTATCACATTACTATGAAGCCGGGTGCAATTTTTAAGCAAAAACTACCGAAggattttaatttcttcttgtacATAATCAGAGGGGATAATTTAGTTATCAACAATGAATACCAGGTTAAGGAACATGATACATGTTTGTTCAATAGAGATGGTGATGAGATCAGTTGTAAGAATGCCTCTAGCGGCAACCAAAACGAAAATGAAGGTGCTTCCGAGTTTGTTTTGATAGGTGGTAAAACACTAGACCAGAAGGTAAACAGATATGGTACTTTTGTTGCAACCTCTCAATCAAGAGTAAGACAAGGGTTGGAAGATTATTCGCATGCTAGTAATggttttgaaaatttgaagacttGGAAAAGTTCAATTGGTAATGATAcatcaacaaataaagCAAAGGAAAGCTAA